Below is a genomic region from Thermoproteales archaeon.
TATATTTAAGAAATGAGTAATATAAGAAATCTTGAAAAACCTCCTGGGGAAAAGCTCGTAAGGAGGGCTAGCGACAAGAAGATTAGACAAGCTTTCATAGAGGCTTTAGATAAAGTAAAGGAACTTGGGATATGCCCTGAAGCTCTAATTAACTTAACGAAAAAACAGGTTGAGACAGGGATTATCCCAGTAACAAAACTTAAAACCAGTTTAGTAGGCGAGACTTCAAGACTAGCTTTAATTAATGAGGCCGAGCTCTCTCAATTATATCTACCCCTAGCGGAGAAAATTAGAGAGGAAAGGGGGCTAAAGGTAGATCCTGGAGTGCTAGCTCGAGTTCTAGTAGCGAAGTATAGGCTATAAGCTTGATGATGCTAAGAATTTATGAATTCTCTCTTAAACAATTTTATCCATTTTTCATTATATGAAATAAGTCTCCGCACCTATACGACATGCACAAAGCTTTAACAGCATAAACCTGCTGACAACATCGCTTATGACGGAAAATATTTTTGTGACCCATCCTGTGGATTTTGTCAGCTCATTCGTAAAACTTTATCTGGTAGGGATCTCTAGGTTGTTGAGCATTTTAAGTTATTTTAAACGTTGAAACGGTTGAAGAAATTGGCCTCCTGTCGTATAGGCGCTACGTCTTTCTTAACAGGCGATAAACAATTATTTGAAGTAGTATATACTTAGGGATAACGGGTTAGAGTCTCCTCCGAAAGAAGAGAAGACTTTTCTTCTAAACTGAATATGTTATGGAACTAGCCTGTTTTTAATGATTTTAAAGTGTTTTTTATCGAAGGTTGCCAGATCTGCATCGTACACCTCGGCGAACGCCGCTACTAGAAGGTCGCTGAAGGGTATTTTCTCTCCTTTCTCTGCTAGCGTAAGATCTAGTTTGAGAACCTCCTCGATGACTCTCTGGTTGTTCCAAGCTACTAGGCCTAGGGATTCTACCTTCTCCTTCCTAGATAGGAGTTCTTCATCGCTTATCCTCCTCCCTACTTTATGCCCGTAGAGGTATTCGTAGAGGCTTATCCAAGGTATAATTGCCTCTTCATACTCTGCCAATAGCTCGGCTAGTTCTTTACGCCCTCTATCCAGAATTTCTATAAGAAAGGAAGTATCTAATACTAATCTACCACCATTCTCTTTCCTCGATTTTTTTAATCGCCTTTTCAACTTTTTCCACCTCCTCCTCGGGCAATTTAGTCTTCTCGATTAACTCTAGAAAATAGCGTCTACGCTTCTCGTAGAAGGCTTCTATAAGTTTTTCAATAGCTTCTCCAAAACTCTCTGCCCTAAGGATGTTTTTGACCTTTTTAAGCTTAACATATGTTTTATCCCTAATGGATATGACCTTCATACCGAGATGATTTGAGACAATAGTAATATATTAATATATTGCTATAGCAAAATATGAAATTACCAGTATTGAAATTGGTCGCCTTGCAACTCTTTTCAAGAGGAGTCTAAGAGAATACTAAAGAGATTGTGGAAGCTACCTATTTAGCTTTTCAGCTTCTCTAATTACAATAATAGCTCTATGAAATGGAATTCCTGTTAGACGTTGGAGAACTTTGGGCTTCATCAATGCTAGTTCTTTTACGAGTACTACACCATCCTCCAATAGTCTTCTAACGGCGTAGTCGTTTAGCGAGAAAAGCGCCGTTATGGGATAAAGTTTCTTTTCTTCAACCATTTTCTCGAGCCCGCCTTCGCGCCAGCTGAAGAAGGTTAAGCTTAGGCGTAGGAGTAGGCCTAAAAGGGGGATTTGGCTGGTGGAACAATATGCTATGATCACTTCCCAATCAATGCTTGGAGCAGGAGGGATCCTAGGAATCCCAGCATAGCCTTATCAGACCCTGAGGCAAGGGTTGGCAGAGGCAAGAGGGGACACTATTTTCTAGGCTATAAAGCTCCTAATATCTATAACTCCGCGAGGAGAGCGTAGTTATAGAAGACTTAATAAACCATATTTAACCTTAAATAGTGAGGTGTTTTTATGCCCGATCCTAGAATTAAGAAGCTTGCCGACCTAGTTGTAAACTATTCAACTGAAGTTACAGATGGAGACTTTGCCGTTGTTATAGGTAGCTACGCATCTCTTCCACTTGTAAAGGAGCTTGTTAGGGCAATCCTAGAGCGAGGGGGTAATCCTTTAGTATATTTTACAGAGGAAGAAATCGAGGAAGTTTTCTATCATTATGCACGCGGTAAACAGCTGGAGTTTATTAGTCCATTTGCAAGAATTGTCGTCGAAAAAGCTGATGTTAGAATAAGCATAGTTTCTTCGACTCATACAAAATACCTGAGCAGTATTGATCCGGAGAAAATTAGGAAGAGGATGGCTGCTCGTAGAGAATTGACAGAGATTTTCATGAAAAGAGATGCTGAGGGCAGCTTAAGATGGAACGTTGTCCCCTACCCGACAAAAGCACTAGCACAGGAGG
It encodes:
- a CDS encoding type II toxin-antitoxin system VapC family toxin gives rise to the protein MKRRLKKSRKENGGRLVLDTSFLIEILDRGRKELAELLAEYEEAIIPWISLYEYLYGHKVGRRISDEELLSRKEKVESLGLVAWNNQRVIEEVLKLDLTLAEKGEKIPFSDLLVAAFAEVYDADLATFDKKHFKIIKNRLVP